A stretch of DNA from Lycium ferocissimum isolate CSIRO_LF1 chromosome 4, AGI_CSIRO_Lferr_CH_V1, whole genome shotgun sequence:
TTCCTTTTACCAGTCGCTCATTACTTCTCTTAGAATCTATAACTGATTTAAAAGAATATATGTCTTGCTGCCGTTCTTTCTATATACCAAGTGTCGGGTTACAGTATCTTATTTTAGAAGCCAGAGGTTTTTGAGGCAGTTTTTGTCATATATTGAAACTCATCTGTTTTCTGAATCCTCTTTCAAGAACTTTCCCTTTTCATGCTTGAGCCTTTCCTTGTAGATCTAAAAGAAAATGAACACCGATCAGACATGCAATGGCTCCTTCTGGACTAAGGAAGAGGATAAAATCTTTGAGAATACCCTGGCGCTCTACTTTACAGATGATAATCTATTGAGGAAGATGGCCGAAGCACTTCCTGGCAAATCGCTTGATGATATCACTCATCACTACAATTTATTAGTTGAAGATGTGGATGCGATCGAGTCGGGAAGGGTTCCCTTACCGAATTATCCGGAAATGCCAAGCCATTCCAACCAGAATAGTAGATTTTCAAAAGCAGATTTAGAACGGCGAAGAGGGGTTGCGTGGACGGAAGAGGAACACAGGTGGGTTTCCTGTACATTTCTTGAGGACGCTGTTAATCATCTGAATTGATGTTTATAATCATGTCTTGTAATTGACTGCACGACTTTCACTTTACTAGAAaggattttcaaaatttcctgTTTCTTAATAACCTAGTTGGTGTGCTTCTAAATTCTAATCATCTAAATTGATATTATTACATTTCTATAATTGTGTCTTGCTCATTAGTTAGATCCATGCGCTTTTTTGTAACCTTAGTGAAACCCActtatggaaaaagaaaaaaatagtaaaaCGTTATTTCATTTGGAGTGATTTTCTGAAACACAATGCAATGAAGGGAAAGGGCTTATTTGCTTGTCTTTTTTGGAATTTGTGCATTTTAATGTTAATGTTTTTCTCGAAGAAATTTTCTTGTTACTTTTTGAGATTTTAGTCCTTTACTTTGTAGAGCAGAGAACAGATCCATATATGTCATAGGTGTATTTGGTGTTCATAACCACGAGTGCTTgtgttctttttcttctctcaattttttcaatttctttgttGCTTGGGCTTAAATCAGAAAGTGATTGGACCCTAGGTTTCCTCAATGATGTAATAAAGCCGCCATCCTCCCTCCCCCCAAAAGCTTCTTCCCACATCTAAAGGCTCCATTAACCAATAATATGTTTGAATTTGGTCATTAATTTGGTATAAAGTTTTTTTCTgatgtatctttttttttcttttttatgacCGAGAAATTCATCTGGAGCCAACCCTTCAGGCCAACTGCAGCTTTCGAAACTCGGGGATGATGGGCCCACCCCTCtaccttctccacttaaataccagaGTCAGTTCTCTTGGCGTGGGGCTCGAACCTGTGACCTAAGACACAAGTCTCAACCTTTGCCAAGTGAACCAACCCCTGGGGGCATTTTTTTTCATGGatatgtcttgttcttgttcttcttcttcttcttcttcttcttcttcttcttgtttttcttgataTTTCTCACTTTTCTGTTTGAGTAAGAAATTACATTTGAGATATCACTTTTGAGGATAGCCTATTCCAAGTTGAGAAGCTAAACAGCACATATAGCTGAAgtggttataaaaaaaatacatgtagTTGAGCGAAAAATAGTGGGCAATGGATAATTCAGCAAATATTGGAGTCACATATCCAAAGGATGACATTTGTTATCCCCTGATTTTAGGTATCCAAAGAATGACATTTGTTATCCCCTGATTTTAGGTCCCTTCCTCTTTCTCGAAAAAATAAATGGATGGTGATTTTATTTTGGGGTTTGGGGTTAGGGAGATGGTGTTGTTAGTTTTGATAGTGTTATCTGTGGTGTTCTACAGTGCATGCAGATGGCAATAAatatgccttggaatcatacaTATTTGGCTCTGGGTTTTATAAGATGTATTGCGTGGTTGGCTGATTGAAAGAACGTAAAACTTTTAAGTAAATGCTGTCTCGCGATCTTGTTTCCTGGATTAACTTCAAAGTTGATAATAacttcttttttcctctttcctGTTATAGGTCATTTCTGCGGGGGTTAGTGAAATTTGGGCGAGGAGATTGGAGAAGTATATCCAGGCACTGTGTGATATCTAGAACACCAACGCAGGTGGCTAGCCATGCCCAAAAGTATTTCAATCGCCTCAAAGCCATCAACAAAGACAATAGAAGATCAAGCATTCACGATATAACTAGTGTGGATGCTGAAACCGCTGGAACTTCCCAAGTACCAAATACTGAGGACATGTTTGGGCCAGCTTGTGGAAGATCACACTCAGCGGCAAGCACGGACAATGAGAGCATGTTGCCTCGAGAAAGCACCAATGCTGAGCAGATGAGAGCAGTTGCTGGAGGAGAGTCCTCAGGCCCTAGTGCTGCATTTGTCAATGGAATGAATAGTCTGTCCCCTGATGCGGATGATGAGTTCATATTAAATATTGATGACCTAATCGTGGAGCCGGAGGGAACTAATGAAGCCGGGGTTCTGGTTGACACCGGAAGATCCCAATTACCCAGCAAACAACCGTGTAATGCTAGCAGTGAAACTTACTGTCATCCTATCACTAGAATTGGGAGTGAACTTGAAGCATTGGTCACTGAACATATGATGGGAGACAATGATATCAGTCCCATTTATAACGTCGGGAAAGCATCTGTTTCTCATGCAATGCTATCCACTGCTGCTCATAGTGGAATGCCGAGCTATCCAGTTGCTAGTATCGGTGCTAAAAATGCACATCAAAACACGGTGGCTGATCCTACTCGATTACCTCCCATTGCCCCCTCATCTAACTTTGGTGGTGGAGGATGGCCCACAATTGCTAGTATTGGTGCTACGAATGCACCTCAGAACACGGTGGCTGGTCCTTCTCAGTTACCTTCGACTGCCCCTTCACTTAACTTTGGTGTTGGATTATGGTCCTCAGTTGCTAGTGTAAGTGCTAATACTGCACCTCAGAACAGGGTGGCTGCTCAATTACCTCCTGTTGCCCATTCACCCAACTTTGGTGTTGCAGTATGGCCCACTGTTGCTAGTATCGGCGCTATGAGTACACCTCAGGACATGGTGGCTGGTCCTTCTCAGTTACGTCCCGTTGCCCATTCACCTAACTTTGGTGTTGGAGTATGGCCCACAGTTGCTAGTATCGGTGCTATGAGTACACCTCACGACATGGTGGCTGGTCCTTCTCAGTTACCTCCCGTTGCCCATTCACCCAACTTTGGTGTTGGAGTATGGCCCACTGTTGCTAGTATCGGCGCTATGAGTACACCTCAGGACATGGTGGCTGGTCCTTCTCAGTTACGTCCCGTTGCCCATTCACCTAACTTTGGTGTTGGAGTATGGCCCACAGTTGCTAGTATCGGTGCTATGAGTACACCTCACGACATGGTGGCTGGTCCTTCTCAGTTACCTCCCGTTGCCCATTCACCCAACTTTGGTGTTGGAGTATGGCCCACAGTTGCTAGAATCGGCGCTATGAGTACACCTCAGGACATGGTGGCTGGCCCTTCTCAGTTACCTCCCGTTGCTCATTCACCTAACTTTGGTGTTGGTGTATGGCCCACAGTTGCTAGTATCAGTGCTGCACCTCATAACAGGGTGGCTGCTGAGTTACCTCCCTTTGCCCCTTCATCTAACTTTGGTCTTGGAGTATGCCCAAATTCAAACCCCATTGACGATGAAGGCATCTTTGATCTGGATGACCTGTTCAGTATGATCTGAGCTGATGCAAACGAGGCtgttaatgttgatattagtggGTCACAACCGTACATGCTGTTAATACTGATACTTTACTTGGTTTTTTGAAGACTTATTCCATTAGACTAGAATGAGGATAATACTGTGTAGGTAATGGTCTATATTGTGGACACATTTATTTAGAGTTTAGCGCTAttatttccttttgatttttcaatgaCTCTTCTTTATCTATGCCAATTCTGCTTAGGGAGCAGGATTTTGTCCATCTTCAAAAGCTTTTGAGGACTAAGGAGGCTTTCGGTTGAAATGAGTTAGCAATTGTTTCGGACTATTTGAAACTCTATTGAAGTAATTGCACggttcaaatggactggtctttagtttttttcCTTCAAGTGGCCTGGTCTTTaaaaattttgcccttcaaaatcgaacttatgcctagcggGGCATAACTTGTGAATATAATTTATGCGTAATTTTtaggcataagtttgattttgaaggacaaaattaaagaccagcacaaaatagggacaaaagtgcaaatgatccAACTCTATTTGTTATAGCAGTttgttgttttcatttttgCCAAAAACCACCTCCTACAAGCTAAAGGTTCAGACTAGAATCAAATGCTACAAGCCCATTGACTCATTGATTACGTAAGCTTTTTTCTGTGTTCTAATTTTGTTATGCTGGAGATTTGAACTTTTTAAAAGCTCCATTGAAATTGCCTGTCTACCTGATCATAAAACAAATCTAATGTTATGAGGAGTTGAAGACCAAATTGGTGCCACTGGAAGAATGGGAGCAAAATGTAATTTACTAGTCACCACGTGGGGGGAAGGCGTGGGGTGGGGgaatagagttgagaatttTTATTTCGATAGAAACGTTTTACCTTAGTGGGCTTATCTAGCGTGAATTGGAATTAGCTGGGGGCATTGAgcttgggcaattcgcagaattctTCTTTGGGGgcctttaaattttgcctcatATAAAATTTGCCTTTTCCTACACCCATAGGTTTCGAGTTTCGAACCCACGcgttgccaaaaaaaaaaaaaattcgtaaaGGCGActtaattttcacttttacccGGCATActtttttgttaaggaattagtCAAAGTTATGCCTACTCGCTGGGATcccagataactttgataattccttcaatAAAAGAGGCCGGGTCCGATAAaagtttatggataaagtggatccatgcctactatgtcaaagagtaggatttgaccaatttaacGGTTTGGCCGATATTggatggttagacaaattattgGTTCTTGGAGAATCCTGGCAAGTGCATACTTCTTCTCAACAAAAAGCTTGATTCAActaaattcttgcaattattaggtaatctggccatggtgtttcaacatgccactcgaattaaaatatatttcacaacGTGATTGTGCTTACATGGAAGATCACGACTGCTATAGATCATACAATGGGGCTTTTGTAGAACTTTGTGTTATgtgcaagtgttgtgatgaagaaagtttcattaaaagtatgcc
This window harbors:
- the LOC132052644 gene encoding COPII coat assembly protein SEC16-like, translated to MNTDQTCNGSFWTKEEDKIFENTLALYFTDDNLLRKMAEALPGKSLDDITHHYNLLVEDVDAIESGRVPLPNYPEMPSHSNQNSRFSKADLERRRGVAWTEEEHRSFLRGLVKFGRGDWRSISRHCVISRTPTQVASHAQKYFNRLKAINKDNRRSSIHDITSVDAETAGTSQVPNTEDMFGPACGRSHSAASTDNESMLPRESTNAEQMRAVAGGESSGPSAAFVNGMNSLSPDADDEFILNIDDLIVEPEGTNEAGVLVDTGRSQLPSKQPCNASSETYCHPITRIGSELEALVTEHMMGDNDISPIYNVGKASVSHAMLSTAAHSGMPSYPVASIGAKNAHQNTVADPTRLPPIAPSSNFGGGGWPTIASIGATNAPQNTVAGPSQLPSTAPSLNFGVGLWSSVASVSANTAPQNRVAAQLPPVAHSPNFGVAVWPTVASIGAMSTPQDMVAGPSQLRPVAHSPNFGVGVWPTVASIGAMSTPHDMVAGPSQLPPVAHSPNFGVGVWPTVASIGAMSTPQDMVAGPSQLRPVAHSPNFGVGVWPTVASIGAMSTPHDMVAGPSQLPPVAHSPNFGVGVWPTVARIGAMSTPQDMVAGPSQLPPVAHSPNFGVGVWPTVASISAAPHNRVAAELPPFAPSSNFGLGVCPNSNPIDDEGIFDLDDLFSMI